From Skermanella sp. TT6, a single genomic window includes:
- a CDS encoding methyl-accepting chemotaxis protein gives MMSEKSFLIGAVAQEAGTLGIEIADVAGSVEDVSSRMTKKAAVFVDLRDAAAGMSESSARIQSAAKATRSVARDALSEVEGSRGRLRESLDDIGALVEGVTGMERQLGGLREALIRIGKVAQEISAIAKQTNLLALNATIEAARAGEAGRGFAVVAGEVKALASKTGEATADIDATLRFLNEQARLLLAESSESMEKAKAVGAGTKALGSMIETVGSAMVQVDRETTRIDDAATGIRESSRRVEEQIADMAGDVELSSGDLNATRDRVIRLLGVSERLIGITAELDVETVDTPFIRHARNAAARISTLFEDAVRSGRLTTDDLFDENYQPIPGTNPQQVRTRFTDFTDLVLPGIQEAMLTADPRIVFCVTVDRNGYLPTHNAKFSKPHGSDIAWNTANGRNRRMFNDRVGLAAGRNTRPFLLQTYRRDMGGGQYCLMKDVSAPVTVLGRHWGGLRLAYTV, from the coding sequence ATGATGAGCGAAAAGTCGTTCCTGATCGGCGCGGTCGCGCAGGAGGCGGGAACGCTTGGCATCGAGATCGCCGATGTGGCCGGCAGCGTGGAGGACGTCAGCTCGCGCATGACCAAGAAGGCGGCGGTCTTCGTGGATCTGCGCGACGCCGCGGCCGGCATGTCCGAAAGCAGCGCCCGCATCCAGTCCGCGGCAAAGGCCACCCGCTCCGTCGCCCGGGACGCCCTTTCCGAGGTCGAGGGATCGCGCGGCCGGCTGCGGGAATCCCTGGACGACATCGGCGCGCTGGTGGAGGGCGTCACCGGCATGGAGCGCCAGCTCGGCGGGCTGCGCGAGGCCCTGATCCGGATCGGCAAGGTGGCGCAGGAGATCAGCGCCATCGCCAAGCAGACCAACCTGCTGGCGCTGAACGCGACGATCGAGGCGGCGCGCGCGGGAGAGGCCGGCCGGGGCTTCGCCGTGGTCGCCGGGGAGGTCAAGGCGCTCGCGTCCAAGACGGGCGAGGCCACCGCCGACATCGACGCCACCCTGCGGTTCCTCAACGAACAGGCCCGCCTGCTGCTCGCCGAGAGTTCCGAGAGCATGGAGAAGGCGAAAGCCGTGGGTGCGGGCACCAAGGCGCTCGGCTCCATGATCGAAACCGTCGGTTCCGCGATGGTCCAGGTCGACCGCGAGACAACCCGGATCGACGACGCCGCCACCGGAATCCGCGAAAGCTCCCGCCGGGTCGAGGAGCAGATCGCAGACATGGCGGGCGACGTGGAGCTGTCGAGCGGTGACCTGAACGCGACCCGCGACCGGGTGATCCGGCTGCTGGGTGTCAGCGAGCGGCTGATCGGCATCACCGCCGAACTGGACGTGGAGACGGTCGACACCCCCTTCATCCGCCACGCGCGGAACGCCGCGGCGCGCATTTCGACGCTGTTCGAGGACGCCGTCCGCTCCGGGCGCCTGACCACCGACGACCTGTTCGACGAGAATTACCAGCCGATCCCGGGCACCAATCCCCAGCAGGTCCGAACCCGCTTCACGGACTTCACCGACCTCGTCCTGCCCGGGATCCAGGAGGCGATGCTGACCGCCGATCCCCGCATCGTGTTCTGCGTGACGGTCGACCGCAACGGCTACCTGCCGACCCACAATGCCAAGTTCTCCAAGCCGCACGGCTCCGATATCGCCTGGAACACCGCCAACGGCCGCAACCGGCGCATGTTCAACGACCGCGTCGGCCTCGCCGCCGGCCGCAACACGCGGCCTTTCCTGCTCCAGACCTACCGCCGGGACATGGGCGGCGGGCAGTATTGCCTGATGAAGGATGTCTCCGCTCCGGTCACCGTCCTGGGCCGGCACTGGGGCGGCTTGCGGCTGGCCTACACGGTCTGA
- a CDS encoding SMP-30/gluconolactonase/LRE family protein, which yields MDRAFDIIDERFKRYALGNVFVERLHTGMRWAEGPVWFGDAGQLLWSDIPNNRIMRWVEGGGVSVFRSPSNFSNGNTRDRQGRLVTCEHGARRVTRTEHDGSVTVLADSYQGRRLNSPNDVVVKSDGSVWFTDPPYGILTDYEGHRSEMEQDGCHVYRIDAETGQVTVAADDFDKPNGIAFSPDEQTLYVADTGASHRKDGPHHIRAFTVSQSGTLSGGEVFATIEPGLADGFRLDTDGNVWTSAGDGVHCYSPNGDLIGKVLVPEVVSNLTFGGPKRNRLFITATTSLYSVYVGANGAGPF from the coding sequence ATGGATCGGGCTTTCGACATCATCGACGAGCGCTTCAAGCGCTACGCGCTCGGCAACGTCTTCGTGGAGCGCCTGCACACCGGGATGCGCTGGGCGGAAGGGCCGGTCTGGTTCGGCGACGCCGGGCAGCTCCTGTGGAGCGACATCCCGAACAACCGGATCATGCGCTGGGTCGAGGGCGGCGGCGTCAGCGTCTTCCGCAGCCCGTCCAACTTTTCCAACGGCAATACCCGCGACCGGCAGGGCCGGCTGGTCACCTGCGAGCACGGCGCGCGCCGGGTCACCCGGACCGAGCATGACGGCTCGGTGACCGTGCTGGCCGACAGCTACCAGGGACGCCGGCTGAACTCGCCCAACGACGTGGTGGTGAAGTCGGACGGCTCGGTCTGGTTCACCGACCCGCCCTACGGCATCCTGACCGACTACGAGGGCCACCGCTCCGAGATGGAGCAGGACGGCTGCCACGTCTACCGGATCGACGCGGAGACGGGGCAGGTGACGGTGGCGGCGGACGATTTCGACAAGCCCAACGGCATCGCCTTCTCCCCCGACGAGCAGACCCTCTACGTCGCCGATACCGGCGCCTCTCACCGCAAGGACGGCCCGCACCATATCCGGGCCTTCACCGTGTCGCAGTCCGGCACCCTGTCCGGCGGGGAGGTGTTCGCCACCATCGAGCCCGGGCTGGCCGACGGCTTCCGCCTGGACACCGACGGCAACGTCTGGACCAGCGCCGGCGACGGGGTCCATTGCTACTCGCCCAACGGCGACCTGATCGGCAAGGTGCTGGTTCCGGAGGTGGTCTCCAACCTGACGTTCGGCGGACCGAAGCGGAACCGGCTCTTCATCACCGCCACGACGTCGCTCTACAGCGTCTATGTCGGGGCGAACGGCGCCGGGCCGTTCTGA
- the ssb gene encoding single-stranded DNA-binding protein, whose amino-acid sequence MYQRFIAVGRLGRDPEITTTAGGARMASFSLATSEVAKGEERAEWHRCVVWDEKLVDVIARRARKGTLVALEGQVRTRRWNSKDGRENHTTEVVLDRFTSRFQILSGAKPQDDVVEANQPVFDKRFAFDELPF is encoded by the coding sequence ATGTATCAACGTTTCATCGCCGTCGGCCGCCTGGGCCGCGATCCCGAGATCACCACGACGGCCGGCGGCGCCCGCATGGCGAGCTTCAGCCTGGCCACCAGCGAGGTCGCCAAGGGCGAGGAGCGGGCGGAGTGGCACCGCTGCGTCGTCTGGGACGAGAAGCTGGTCGACGTGATCGCCCGGCGCGCCCGCAAGGGCACCCTGGTGGCCCTGGAAGGCCAAGTCCGGACCCGCCGCTGGAACAGCAAGGACGGACGCGAGAACCATACGACCGAGGTCGTGCTGGACCGCTTCACCAGCCGGTTCCAGATCCTGTCCGGCGCCAAGCCGCAGGACGACGTGGTCGAGGCGAACCAGCCGGTGTTCGACAAGAGATTCGCCTTCGATGAGTTGCCATTTTGA
- a CDS encoding C-terminal binding protein yields the protein MRILIPDAQFLDDAEIERAAAGPGVTFDVHRAVRETDVPEASWRACDAVICYHVIQYRGPWLDRLERCRVMVRAGVGFDNIDIAAAAGRGIPVCNVPDYGTTDVADHAIAMMMALTRGVAAYDAQLRADPVGAWRFDTPPLVRRVRGQTFGVVGLGRIGTAAALRARAFGMDVLFYDPALPSGAELSFGFGRTRSLADLMAGADIVSLHCPLTGETRGMIGAEALAASRPGQILVNTARGAVVDLDALFGALKDGRVGGAALDVLPVEPPEPDHPLIRAWKAQEPWIAGRLLLSPHAAFYSPSSIVDLRRKSAETVMAALAGEPINCVNGVVPRHG from the coding sequence ATGCGTATCCTCATTCCAGACGCGCAGTTCCTCGACGATGCCGAGATCGAGCGGGCCGCCGCCGGTCCCGGCGTCACCTTCGACGTCCATCGCGCCGTGCGGGAGACCGACGTGCCCGAGGCGAGCTGGCGCGCCTGCGACGCAGTGATCTGCTACCATGTCATCCAGTACCGCGGCCCCTGGCTTGACCGGCTGGAGCGTTGCCGGGTGATGGTGCGGGCCGGAGTCGGCTTCGACAACATCGACATCGCGGCGGCGGCCGGGCGCGGCATCCCGGTCTGCAACGTGCCGGATTACGGCACGACCGACGTCGCAGACCACGCCATCGCCATGATGATGGCCCTGACCCGCGGCGTGGCGGCCTATGACGCCCAGCTCCGCGCCGACCCGGTGGGGGCTTGGCGGTTCGACACGCCGCCCCTGGTCCGCCGCGTGCGCGGGCAGACGTTCGGAGTCGTCGGGCTGGGGCGGATCGGGACGGCGGCGGCGCTGCGCGCCCGCGCCTTCGGCATGGACGTGCTGTTCTACGACCCGGCGCTGCCCTCCGGCGCGGAGCTTTCCTTCGGTTTCGGCCGTACCCGCTCCCTGGCCGACCTGATGGCGGGGGCCGACATCGTCAGCCTGCACTGCCCCCTGACCGGGGAAACGCGCGGCATGATCGGGGCGGAGGCGCTGGCGGCTTCCCGGCCCGGCCAGATCCTGGTGAATACCGCCCGCGGTGCGGTGGTCGACCTGGACGCCCTGTTCGGCGCCCTCAAGGACGGCAGGGTGGGCGGGGCCGCGCTCGATGTCCTGCCAGTCGAGCCGCCCGAGCCGGATCATCCGCTGATACGGGCCTGGAAGGCGCAGGAACCCTGGATCGCCGGCCGCCTGCTGCTCAGTCCCCACGCCGCCTTCTACAGCCCGTCAAGCATCGTCGACCTGCGCCGGAAGTCGGCCGAGACGGTCATGGCGGCACTGGCGGGGGAGCCGATCAACTGCGTCAACGGCGTGGTGCCGCGGCACGGTTGA
- a CDS encoding RT0821/Lpp0805 family surface protein → MLKRVAPALIALALLSGCTTDGLGPKQGLGTLGGAAAGGLLGSTIGGGTGKLVAVGAGTLLGAFLGSEIGSSLDRADQVYAGRAAQRAYEAPIGEKIVWSNPESGNSGAIVPTREGRQPGTNAYCREYQQTVTVGGRTQQAFGQACQQPDGTWKIVS, encoded by the coding sequence ATGCTGAAGAGAGTGGCTCCCGCGCTGATCGCGCTCGCACTGCTTTCAGGCTGCACCACGGACGGGCTCGGCCCCAAGCAGGGCCTCGGGACGCTGGGCGGCGCCGCGGCCGGCGGGCTGCTCGGCTCGACCATCGGCGGCGGCACCGGCAAACTGGTCGCGGTCGGCGCCGGCACCCTGCTGGGCGCCTTCCTCGGCAGCGAGATCGGCTCCTCGCTCGACCGGGCCGACCAGGTTTACGCCGGCCGGGCGGCCCAGCGGGCTTACGAGGCCCCGATCGGGGAGAAGATCGTCTGGAGCAATCCCGAGAGCGGCAACTCCGGCGCCATCGTGCCGACCCGAGAGGGCCGCCAGCCCGGCACCAACGCCTATTGCCGAGAATACCAGCAAACGGTTACTGTCGGGGGCAGAACCCAACAGGCCTTTGGTCAGGCTTGCCAGCAACCGGACGGCACCTGGAAGATCGTGAGCTGA
- a CDS encoding ATP-dependent RecD-like DNA helicase — protein sequence MTAVQHRVEQPNRPASPAPDREVLAGLVERVTFHNAENGFCVLRIKARGHRDLITVVGHAASISAGEFVQASGAWHNDRTHGLQFKAGFLRTTMPTTVEGIEKYLGSGMIRGIGPVYAKKLVRAFGADVFDVIEQQADRLREVAGIGPVRAKRIIAGWADQKVIREIMLFLHSHGVGTSRSVRIFKTYGPDAIQLISENPYRLARDIRGIGFVTADAIAARLGIEKTAMVRARAGIAYALAEAMDEGHCGLPRGDLLALAEKLLDIPSPLIEEAIDLELADGTVVADRLDGFEAVFLAGLYRSERNIATRLLGLAAGRPPWGAIDAATAIPWVEQRTGLTLAESQRAAVRLAVSSKLLVVTGGPGVGKTTLVNSILKILAVKGLAIALAAPTGRAAKRLSESTGMEAKTIHRLLETDPAAGGFKRTETNPLECELLVVDETSMVDVPLMNALLRAVPDGAAVLLVGDVDQLPSVGPGQVLADVINSGAVAVVRLTEVFRQAAESRIIVNAHRVNQGLMPEPHAGEGLTDFYFVDAADPEDGVRKVLHMVKHRIPERFGLDPVRDIQVLCPMNRGGLGARSLNIELQKVLNPPRDPRVERFGWTFCEGDKVMQIENDYDKEVYNGDLGVVARIDPDDNSLLIEFDGREVAYDAGELDQVVLAYATTIHKSQGSEYPAVILPVTTQHYAMLQRNLVYTGITRGKRLVVIVGQRKAMAIAVKGQQSRRRWSKLRDWLSGGAG from the coding sequence ATGACAGCGGTCCAGCACAGGGTGGAACAGCCCAACAGGCCGGCATCGCCCGCGCCGGACCGGGAAGTCCTTGCCGGTCTGGTCGAGCGGGTTACCTTCCACAATGCGGAGAACGGCTTCTGCGTTCTCCGCATCAAGGCGCGCGGCCATCGCGACCTGATCACCGTCGTCGGCCATGCCGCCTCGATCTCGGCAGGCGAATTCGTCCAGGCCAGCGGAGCCTGGCACAACGACCGCACCCACGGCCTCCAGTTCAAGGCCGGGTTCCTGCGCACGACCATGCCGACCACCGTGGAAGGGATCGAGAAGTATCTCGGCTCCGGCATGATCCGCGGCATCGGCCCGGTCTATGCCAAGAAGCTGGTGCGGGCCTTCGGCGCGGACGTGTTCGACGTGATCGAGCAGCAGGCGGACCGGCTGCGCGAGGTGGCCGGGATCGGGCCGGTGCGGGCCAAGCGGATCATCGCCGGCTGGGCCGACCAGAAGGTGATCCGCGAGATCATGCTGTTCCTGCATTCCCACGGCGTCGGCACCTCGCGGTCGGTCCGCATCTTCAAGACCTACGGGCCGGACGCGATCCAGCTCATCTCGGAGAATCCCTACCGCCTCGCCCGCGACATCCGCGGCATCGGCTTCGTCACGGCGGACGCCATCGCGGCCCGCCTCGGCATCGAGAAGACCGCCATGGTCAGGGCGCGGGCCGGCATCGCCTATGCCCTGGCCGAGGCCATGGACGAGGGGCATTGCGGCCTGCCGCGCGGCGACCTGCTGGCGCTCGCGGAAAAGCTGCTCGACATACCGTCGCCGCTGATCGAAGAGGCCATCGACCTCGAACTGGCCGACGGCACCGTCGTGGCGGACCGGCTCGACGGGTTCGAAGCCGTGTTCCTGGCGGGCCTCTACCGCTCCGAACGCAACATCGCCACCCGCCTGCTGGGCCTCGCCGCCGGACGCCCGCCCTGGGGCGCGATCGACGCCGCCACCGCGATTCCCTGGGTCGAGCAGCGCACCGGTCTCACCTTGGCGGAGAGCCAGCGCGCCGCGGTCCGGCTCGCGGTCTCGTCCAAGCTGCTGGTGGTCACCGGCGGTCCCGGGGTCGGCAAGACCACGCTGGTCAACTCGATCCTGAAGATCCTCGCGGTCAAGGGCCTCGCCATAGCGCTCGCCGCCCCCACGGGCCGGGCGGCCAAGCGCCTGTCCGAGAGCACGGGGATGGAGGCCAAGACCATCCACCGCCTGCTGGAGACCGATCCCGCCGCCGGCGGCTTCAAGCGGACCGAAACGAATCCGCTGGAGTGCGAGCTGCTGGTGGTGGACGAGACCTCCATGGTCGACGTGCCCCTGATGAACGCCCTGCTACGCGCCGTGCCCGACGGCGCCGCCGTGCTGCTGGTCGGAGACGTCGACCAGCTTCCCTCCGTAGGGCCGGGGCAGGTGCTGGCCGACGTGATCAATTCCGGCGCGGTAGCGGTGGTCCGGCTGACCGAGGTGTTCCGCCAGGCCGCCGAGAGCCGGATCATCGTCAACGCCCATCGGGTGAACCAGGGCCTGATGCCGGAGCCCCACGCCGGCGAGGGCCTGACCGACTTCTATTTCGTGGACGCCGCCGACCCGGAGGACGGGGTGCGCAAGGTGCTCCACATGGTCAAGCACCGCATCCCCGAACGCTTCGGCCTCGACCCCGTGCGCGACATCCAGGTGCTGTGCCCGATGAATCGGGGCGGGCTAGGCGCCCGGTCGCTCAACATCGAGCTTCAGAAGGTGCTGAACCCCCCGCGCGATCCCCGCGTCGAACGGTTCGGCTGGACCTTCTGCGAGGGCGACAAGGTGATGCAGATCGAGAACGACTACGACAAGGAGGTCTATAACGGCGACCTGGGCGTGGTCGCCCGCATCGATCCCGACGACAACTCCCTGCTGATCGAGTTCGACGGGCGCGAGGTCGCCTACGACGCCGGCGAGCTGGACCAAGTGGTGCTGGCCTATGCCACCACGATCCACAAATCCCAGGGATCGGAATACCCGGCGGTGATCCTGCCGGTGACCACCCAGCACTACGCGATGCTCCAGCGCAACCTTGTCTATACCGGCATCACGCGCGGCAAGCGCCTGGTCGTCATCGTCGGCCAGCGGAAGGCCATGGCGATCGCCGTCAAGGGCCAGCAAAGCCGCCGCCGCTGGTCGAAGCTGCGGGACTGGCTGAGCGGCGGCGCGGGTTAA
- a CDS encoding cation diffusion facilitator family transporter has translation MAETIGDDAEQDDDGRLRRAATYASVGVALTLIAAKLAAYLYTESVSILSSLIDSSSDLLASVVTLLGVRVALRPPDRSHRYGHGKAEPLAALAQAAFVAGSAVFLTYEAINRLFNPVAIQESSAGIAVMVFSIVLTVGLVAFQRRVIRRTGSMAIGADSLHYSGDLFMNLAVIAALVLTGMTGIPILDPLFALGIAAFLIVGAFRIAKGSLDTLMDRELPHGDRKRIREIVMAHPATRGMHDLRTRNAGITLFIELHLELDSELTLAEAHDITDEVECRLTEAFPQAEVIVHQEPFGLSDDRLDTRIAEAGRLRRGS, from the coding sequence ATGGCAGAGACCATCGGAGACGATGCGGAACAGGATGATGACGGCCGTCTCCGCCGGGCCGCGACCTATGCCAGCGTCGGCGTCGCGCTGACGCTGATCGCGGCGAAGCTGGCGGCCTATCTCTACACCGAGTCGGTCAGCATCCTGTCCTCCCTGATCGACAGCTCGTCCGACCTCCTGGCCTCGGTGGTCACGCTGCTGGGGGTCAGGGTCGCCCTGCGGCCGCCCGACCGGTCCCACCGCTACGGGCACGGCAAGGCCGAGCCGCTGGCGGCGCTGGCCCAGGCCGCCTTCGTCGCCGGCTCGGCCGTCTTCCTCACCTACGAGGCGATCAACCGGCTGTTCAACCCCGTGGCGATCCAGGAAAGCTCCGCCGGCATCGCGGTGATGGTCTTCTCGATCGTGCTGACCGTCGGGCTGGTCGCGTTCCAGCGCCGGGTGATCCGGCGGACCGGCTCCATGGCGATCGGGGCCGACAGTCTCCATTACAGCGGCGACCTGTTCATGAACCTGGCGGTCATCGCGGCGCTGGTCCTGACCGGCATGACCGGCATCCCGATCCTGGACCCCCTGTTCGCGCTCGGCATCGCCGCCTTCCTGATCGTCGGGGCCTTCCGCATCGCCAAGGGATCGCTGGACACCCTGATGGACCGCGAGCTCCCCCACGGCGACCGCAAGCGCATCCGCGAGATCGTCATGGCCCATCCCGCGACGCGCGGCATGCACGACCTGCGCACCCGCAACGCCGGCATCACGCTGTTCATCGAGCTTCACCTGGAACTGGACAGCGAACTGACCCTGGCCGAGGCGCACGACATCACCGACGAGGTCGAGTGCCGGCTGACCGAAGCCTTTCCCCAGGCCGAGGTGATCGTCCACCAGGAGCCTTTCGGCCTGTCCGACGACCGCCTCGACACCCGCATCGCCGAGGCCGGGCGGCTGCGCCGCGGATCGTGA
- a CDS encoding YqaJ viral recombinase family protein — MALSKDQVEFRARRLGSSDAVRVMAGHWVELWREKTGRAAPPRLDFVPAVQIGIATEPLHARFYTYRTGIGAYPAGHRTHVHPDHDHIVANLDFLTWSVPPADPTIAPDTILEAKFHSGFKTDEDLAEQYYWQMQHQMMVSGLARCVLSVLRPSGYSFLTVDRNEADAALLMETIQAFWWHVEHDLEPADPMPVEAPDFDDMGVLDMSMHNRFVAVGDVLVSNHDGVQAYRAAEAELKALMPEQAKVAYVPAAAEARGIVISRSRDGRLSIRIGELPRKYRARARTWLPDHAPDFLPDLMNARLDER; from the coding sequence ATGGCTTTGTCCAAGGATCAGGTAGAATTCCGGGCCCGCCGCCTGGGCTCCAGCGACGCGGTCCGCGTGATGGCGGGCCACTGGGTGGAGCTGTGGCGCGAGAAGACCGGCCGGGCAGCTCCGCCCCGGCTGGACTTCGTGCCCGCCGTCCAGATCGGGATCGCGACCGAGCCGCTGCACGCCCGCTTCTACACCTACCGCACCGGGATCGGGGCCTATCCGGCCGGCCACCGCACCCACGTGCATCCCGACCACGACCATATCGTCGCCAACCTGGACTTCCTGACCTGGAGCGTTCCGCCGGCCGATCCGACCATCGCTCCGGATACGATCCTGGAGGCCAAGTTCCATTCCGGCTTCAAGACCGACGAGGACCTGGCGGAACAGTATTACTGGCAGATGCAGCACCAGATGATGGTATCGGGCCTGGCCCGGTGCGTCCTCTCCGTCCTCCGTCCGTCCGGCTATTCCTTCCTGACGGTCGACCGGAACGAAGCGGACGCAGCCCTGCTGATGGAGACCATCCAGGCTTTCTGGTGGCACGTCGAGCACGACCTGGAGCCGGCCGACCCGATGCCGGTGGAAGCACCCGATTTCGACGACATGGGCGTGCTCGACATGTCCATGCACAACCGGTTCGTCGCGGTCGGCGACGTCCTGGTCAGCAACCACGACGGCGTCCAGGCCTACCGCGCGGCCGAGGCCGAGCTGAAGGCCCTGATGCCCGAGCAGGCCAAGGTCGCCTATGTCCCGGCCGCCGCCGAAGCCCGGGGCATCGTGATCAGCCGCTCGCGGGACGGCAGGCTGTCGATCCGTATCGGCGAGCTGCCGAGGAAGTACCGGGCCCGGGCGCGGACATGGCTGCCGGACCATGCGCCCGATTTCCTGCCCGATCTCATGAACGCCCGACTTGATGAACGATGA
- a CDS encoding helix-turn-helix domain-containing protein, protein MQQIRESLHRWLRSVMDERGWTAATWAKRADVTATNLTRFLKDPEGASLPSAETIGRLAFAAGSEPRFLSSNQPSTSSCRVPVLSHEQIRTVMDLSRAGAAEYLADALHRGAPCVLMDRPTSPRAFGLQITSLHMNAGGLLPQDQIVIEPVDHVPPRKGDMVITIDGTSLCAYRYYHPQLVPISTDPHCCPMVIDGAEMVGVAILVVRPLRVELMS, encoded by the coding sequence ATGCAGCAGATCAGGGAGTCGCTCCACCGCTGGCTTCGGTCCGTGATGGATGAGCGGGGCTGGACGGCTGCCACCTGGGCCAAGCGCGCAGACGTGACCGCGACCAACCTGACCCGCTTCCTCAAGGATCCCGAGGGCGCCAGCCTGCCCAGCGCCGAGACCATCGGTCGGCTCGCCTTCGCCGCCGGGTCGGAGCCGCGCTTCCTGTCCAGCAACCAGCCCTCGACCTCCTCCTGCCGGGTACCCGTGCTCAGCCACGAGCAGATCCGGACCGTCATGGACCTGTCGCGCGCCGGGGCGGCGGAGTACTTGGCCGACGCCCTGCACCGGGGTGCTCCCTGCGTCCTGATGGACCGGCCGACCTCCCCCCGTGCCTTCGGGCTCCAGATCACCTCGCTGCACATGAACGCGGGCGGACTGCTTCCCCAGGACCAGATCGTGATCGAACCGGTCGACCATGTCCCGCCGCGCAAGGGCGACATGGTGATCACGATCGACGGCACGTCGCTGTGCGCCTACCGCTATTACCACCCCCAGCTCGTCCCGATCAGCACCGATCCCCATTGCTGCCCGATGGTCATCGACGGCGCCGAGATGGTCGGCGTCGCGATCCTGGTGGTACGCCCCCTGAGGGTCGAACTGATGAGTTGA
- a CDS encoding DnaJ C-terminal domain-containing protein, whose translation MRDPYQVLGLTKSASAEEIKQAYRRLAKQFHPDLNPGRPDIEQRFKDVSGAYNLLSDAEKRARFDRGEIDANGNERPLHRAYAGGGRGGADFGGFDADDIFSDLFGAGRRRGGAGHGGFKSRGTDIAYSVTVPFTEAALGTKRRINLSTGKSIDVAIPPGTEDQQKLRLKGQGMSGIGGGPAGDAIVEVHVEAHPFFVRKDSDIHLELPISLPEAVLGATIKVPTLDGQVAVKVPRGSNTGGTLRLKGKGIVDPKTGLAGDQYVKLKVVLPEPPDSELAGFLERWSKDRSYDVRKKLGLG comes from the coding sequence ATGCGCGACCCTTATCAGGTTCTGGGATTGACCAAGTCGGCCTCCGCCGAAGAGATCAAGCAGGCTTACCGGCGCCTCGCCAAGCAGTTCCACCCCGATCTCAACCCGGGCAGGCCCGATATCGAGCAGCGCTTCAAGGATGTTTCCGGCGCTTACAACCTTCTGTCCGACGCGGAGAAGCGCGCCAGGTTCGACCGCGGCGAGATCGACGCCAACGGAAACGAGCGCCCGCTGCATCGCGCCTATGCCGGCGGCGGACGCGGCGGCGCCGACTTCGGCGGGTTCGACGCCGACGACATCTTCTCCGACCTGTTCGGCGCCGGGCGCCGGCGGGGCGGCGCCGGCCACGGCGGCTTCAAGTCGCGCGGCACCGACATCGCCTATTCGGTCACCGTCCCCTTCACGGAGGCGGCGCTGGGAACCAAGCGGCGGATCAACCTGTCGACCGGTAAGAGCATCGACGTGGCGATCCCGCCGGGGACCGAGGACCAGCAGAAACTGCGGCTCAAAGGCCAGGGGATGAGCGGGATCGGCGGCGGTCCGGCTGGCGACGCGATCGTCGAGGTCCATGTCGAGGCGCACCCCTTCTTCGTGCGCAAGGACTCCGACATCCATCTGGAATTGCCGATCAGCCTGCCCGAGGCGGTGCTGGGCGCCACCATCAAGGTGCCGACGCTGGACGGGCAGGTCGCCGTAAAGGTGCCGCGCGGCTCCAACACCGGCGGGACGCTGCGGCTGAAGGGCAAGGGGATCGTCGATCCGAAGACCGGACTGGCCGGTGACCAGTATGTCAAGCTGAAGGTCGTGCTGCCCGAACCGCCTGACAGCGAACTGGCCGGCTTCCTGGAACGCTGGTCCAAGGACCGCAGCTACGACGTCCGCAAGAAGCTCGGCCTGGGGTAA
- the pdxH gene encoding pyridoxamine 5'-phosphate oxidase, with translation MIEFKANDPYGLFRTWMAEAEKSEPEDPNAMALATADAAGVPSVRMVLLKGLDPRGFVFYTNLESRKGVQLAANPNAALCFHWKSLRRSVRVEGPVERVSDAEADEYYHSRPRGSQIGAWASRQSRPLEGRWELEKRVAEFTARHAVGTIPRPEFWSGFRVLPRRIEFWADRPFRLHDRVVFHRVQEGDDGASDAAPRWTTERLFP, from the coding sequence ATGATCGAATTTAAAGCGAATGATCCCTATGGGCTGTTCCGGACCTGGATGGCCGAGGCCGAGAAATCGGAACCCGAGGACCCCAACGCCATGGCGCTGGCGACCGCCGATGCCGCGGGAGTGCCGTCGGTCCGCATGGTCCTGCTGAAGGGACTGGACCCGCGCGGGTTCGTCTTCTACACCAACCTGGAGAGCCGGAAAGGCGTCCAACTCGCGGCCAACCCCAATGCCGCCCTGTGCTTCCACTGGAAATCCCTGAGGCGCTCCGTCCGGGTCGAGGGACCGGTCGAGCGGGTCTCCGACGCGGAGGCCGACGAGTACTACCACAGCCGCCCCCGGGGCAGCCAGATCGGCGCCTGGGCGTCCAGGCAGTCGCGCCCGCTGGAAGGCCGCTGGGAGCTGGAAAAGCGGGTGGCGGAGTTCACCGCGCGGCACGCCGTCGGCACGATCCCGCGTCCGGAATTCTGGTCCGGGTTCCGCGTGCTGCCCAGGCGCATCGAGTTCTGGGCCGACCGCCCGTTCCGTCTCCACGACCGGGTGGTCTTCCACCGGGTGCAGGAGGGCGACGACGGCGCGTCGGATGCGGCGCCGCGGTGGACGACGGAACGCCTGTTTCCCTAA